A single window of Lytechinus variegatus isolate NC3 chromosome 8, Lvar_3.0, whole genome shotgun sequence DNA harbors:
- the LOC121420367 gene encoding nuclear factor related to kappa-B-binding protein-like isoform X1: MESTSDGAELTFEPCILGKAKVWLPVDLIEDPSIFKSVMSQETWDSALTDEERERLMKLLPQFPEDDEDEKQETLRCLFERENFMFGNPLTTFEERLRAGFMNPEIVEMERGLRRATYKDYKLSEQRRLHRLLKEVLISRQELLEAAIFTSPSAAVPVKRRLYRNDKAVDAVVDKKYRKMLASAKEGDTTPDSSDDGDSKSEINGFHPIPRDISELDQLLEPRWTDFWPYDLDQQEEVQTHSTFDPKPVQADGIDTQGKAAIPIKTSSPVRLSQQQYIKLLENYQDRTEDEHLRKHPELNTKHITLTGIISRAFPMPQPPQLPTQAALLIKTEDNDVKQGKKRKDREKDRKKRKKKKLAMLSPVTPPKPATPISTGSIEGNSPIDILSTPESRQSTRDEYSTSPATCSPASAGSSSSDIKPPLRVHPSFFSLIRDIFSAAPNHRLTLAKLRESLANWQRSPVSMLSSWAILQPSWAKVVDGAMRFLNGEVSVSPEVIPRVRYDEDRQMWQWRSELPPDSEEELVTLFKQWLDTLPGMRAVPPKPKEVSTSTSTTTTPTTSVAHDTPDMVETKVVFPSFAEQERERYSQPHKAFVYKMLEYEAIVAPVKGVFAKETTPNKAREHALLISDRPSYVTILSLVRDAVARLPNGEGTRATVCELLKDSQYLADSSDSQINNVVSGALDRLHYEKDPCIKYDVNRKLWIYLHKDRTIEEFERLHMEQGAEAKARKSIARQTKLLPKMASGLRDSPINFQASRPGSAMSDTSSENLSIEVCSPKASPGRASSPKTSRKSPAYAKINPVSGFPGGLDLGKGDHPGSGTVSTSSGKLVSAQAPGQAPFVISPQKINSLQSALKGLHQNTATGQIGGGDNLMRAQLLAAKVSEGTAPAFGSQGIVMHDVGQSVGSIADILRGAVGSAGDMAPSSSGSGLKEMPKFMKSMSVPCTLPDGKVVMISPELLMPSAKATKKRSRSGSGGRKKGNPPQSSEGALTGSGATDLSMLINSNIITQTSVTVSQGTSKASRKSVTPPTSVTLGTNKLATVSEALAQKRAEAALQSGRQQGRGQSTITLPPGALKGQTVKSILASVGIPLSGASVTVSRIDTPGSSSSAKQASGKSKDSRKSPVFSGVNILSSQPATKGRPSSAPSMSGKKSPITSMHHALGHQAIGLTTVTKGGQIVVQPVALGIERPGSAASPGIGRQSSSPAAQGLTLKAIPVSLAKQHSLSAAQDSRKMQHQSTSEVINVSQGDSSGSGKSKVGKRGDGKHISAATAAAALAQAGKMSAGTELKDLASVPLSVLFPGARQGGNQKGGLPVLTPFLPGGHIPLASLTEGKGGVVFQMPHGSNIMSLPVSGVPVNPQRTTGSSISLSTTSPSSTVAQNARQLPQHSSSGARTSPALPPNIVSATIRSALAAAQSRANPQQGLTAAQLSQWASSQSAPGSFKPDLHSNQSRTCQGSSLMPPHMTSTSSGVPSPYNFPSSGSRSRMTPSPSESKTSLTASSIASIIANLKQNPMAAISLPSVSSFVPSSNMSRSMSQSAVQNQPVYSQGLVRPHLKQPATPKPSTQPSSIPSQQQPTSPGGSGLSLARSLSQPSTVFPRMPSSGLIRDLSRMQSQPAESSVSSHMAQVGRNVFPTTGRNVPNPSPSALSSLKSSATGSRTAAQSSANTATLKAVAMQPTSEIPPDVRPGTQNKQQQTSGAKTTSDSRSSTSSITSQGVRSTSTGTTKQPAGVASVSSSSAGTPSGSKQVSKADDCKSSSSKSVAQASTGQPARSRPSSTPAAGSTTTVSAAPTQRVIPPFEPRVTRGQSKGKTTTKKEGS; the protein is encoded by the exons GATGCTTGCATCAGCAAAGGAAGGGGACACA aCTCCTGATTCCTCAGATGATGGAGACAGTAAATCAG AAATCAATGGATTCCATCCAATACCAAGAGACATCTCAGAACTAGACCAGCTCCTGGAACCAAGGTGGACTGACTTCTGGCCCTATGACCTAGACCAGCAGGAGGAAGTCCAAACACATTCGACCTTTGACCCCAAGCCAGTGCAGGCTGATGGGATAGATACCCAAG GAAAGGCAGCTATACCCATCAAAACATCCTCACCGGTGAGATTGAGCCAACAGCAGTATATTAAACTGCTAGAGAACTACCAAGACCGCACTGAAGATGAACATCTGAGG AAACACCCTGAGCTGAATACGAAGCACATCACCCTGACGGGTATCATATCCAGAGCCTTTCCTATGCCACAACCACCTCAACTACCAACTCAAG CAGCATTGCTCATAAAAACAGAAGATAACGACGTGAAGCAGGGTAAGAAGAgaaaagacagagagaaagatcggaagaagaggaaaaagaagaaacttGCCATGCTGTCACCGGTGACCCCGCCCAAACCTGCCACGCCCATCTCCACCGGTTCCATAGAGGGGAATTCCCCCATTGATATCCTTAGTACTCCCGAGTCTCGACAGTCCACCAGAGATGAATACTCTACCTCACCGGCCACTTGTTCTCCCGCTTCAGCAGGCTCATC GTCAAGTGATATCAAGCCGCCTCTCCGAGTCCATCCATCGTTCTTCAGCCTCATCAGGGATATCTTTAGTGCAGCTCCAAATCATCGACTCACCCTCGCTAAGCTACGTGAGAGCTTGGCAAATTGGCAACGTTCCCCTGTCAGTATGCTCAGCAGTTGGGCCATCCTGCAGCCAAGTTGGGCAAAG GTGGTGGATGGAGCTATGAGGTTTCTCAATGGAGAGGTCAGTGTAAGTCCAGAGGTCATCCCAAGGGTCAGATATGATGAGGATAGACAGATGTGGCAGTGGAGAA GTGAGCTACCTCCAGATTCAGAGGAAGAGCTGGTGACCCTTTTTAAGCAGTGGTTAGACACACTACCAGGCATGAGAGCGGTACCACCAAAGCCCAAAGAAGTGAGCACCAGTACCAGCACCACTACCACACCGACAACTAG TGTCGCCCATGATACGCCAGATATGGTGGAGACCAAGGTTGTGTTTCCTAGCTTTGCAGAACAG gagagagagagatacagTCAACCTCATAAGGCCTTTGTCTACAAGATGCTGGAATACGAGGCTATCGTCGCTCCGGTCAAGGGTGTTTTTGCAAAGGAGACCACACCCAACAAAGCCAGGGAACACGCCCTCCTTATTTCAGATCGACCATCGTATGTCACTATTCTTTCACTAG TGCGAGATGCAGTAGCAAGACTCCCGAATGGCGAGGGGACCAGAGCCACCGTTTGTGAGCTTCTGAAAGACTCGCAGTATCTGGCGGATTCCAGCGATTCTCAGATCAATAATGTTGTCAGCGGCGCCCTTGATAGActtcattatgaaaaagatcCGTGCATCAAGTATGATGTGAATCGCAAACTCTGGATTTACCTTCACAAAGATCGCACCATAGAAGAATTTG AACGCCTTCACATGGAGCAAGGTGCTGAAGCCAAGGCAAGGAAATCCATAGCTCGCCAAACAAAGCTCCTTCCTAAAATGGCA TCCGGTCTTCGAGATTCTCCTATCAATTTCCAAGCTTCTAGACCTGGGTCAGCCATGAGTGACACCAGCAGTGAGAACCTAAGCATTGAAGTCTGCAGCCCGAAAGCATCTCCCGGTAGAGCATCCAGTCCCAAGACGAGTCGCAAGAGTCCTGCTTATGCTAAGATCAACCCTGTCTCTGGATTTCCTGGAGGATTAGACTTGGGAAAAGGCGATCATCCAGGTTCTGGCACAGTGTCGACAAGCAGCGGGAAGCTGGTTTCTGCTCAGGCACCCGGCCAAGCTCCGTTTGTCATCAGCCCACAGAAGATAAACAGTCTTCAGTCCGCATTGAAAGGACTTCATCAGAATACTGCTACTGGTCAGATTGGGGGAGGGGATAACTTGATGCGAGCGCAGCTTCTGGCAGCAAAGGTGTCTGAAGGTACCGCACCTGCATTTGGCTCCCAGGGAATAGTGATGCATGATGTTGGTCAATCCGTTGGTTCCATTGCAGATATCTTAAGAGGAGCCGTAGGATCTGCAGGGGATATGGCACCAAGTTCTTCTGGCAGTGGGTTAAAAGAGATGCCAAAGTTCATGAAAAGCATGTCAGTTCCATGTACCCTTCCTGATGGGAAGGTAGTGATGATTTCCCCAGAGTTGCTTATGCCAAGTGCAAAAGCAACAAAGAAAAGGTCAAGAAGTGGAAGtggaggaaggaagaaaggaaaccCGCCGCAGTCATCTGAAGGAGCCTTAACGGGTAGTGGTGCTACAGATCTGAGCATGTTGATCAACTCAAATATTATCACCCAAACATCTGTCACTGTTAGCCAGGGAACATCTAAGGCTAGTCGGAAAAGTGTGACACCACCTACCTCAGTCACACTTGGAACAAACAAACTAGCTACTGTGAGTGAGGCTCTTGCTCAGAAACGAGCTGAAGCAGCTCTGCAGAGTGGCAGACAGCAAGGGAGAGGACAGTCTACTATCACATTACCCCCTGGAGCACTCAAAGGACAAACCGTTAAAAGCATTCTGGCAAGTGTAGGAATACCTCTCTCAGGTGCTTCAGTCACTGTATCGAGGATTGATACTCCAGGTTCATCATCATCTGCAAAGCAGGCCTCTGGAAAGAGCAAAGACAGCAGAAAATCCCCAGTATTTTCTGGTGTAAACATCTTAAGTAGTCAACCAGCTACAAAAGGAAGACCATCTTCTGCACCATCTATGAGTGGGAAGAAGTCCCCCATTACAAGTATGCATCATGCTTTAGGCCATCAGGCGATTGGCTTGACTACAGTTACCAAAGGAGGGCAGATTGTGGTCCAACCAGTTGCATTGGGGATAGAAAGACCTGGCTCTGCAGCATCACCTGGCATCGGAAGACAATCCTCTAGTCCAGCTGCACAAGGACTTACCCTCAAGGCTATACCGGTATCATTAGCAAAGCAACATAGTCTGTCTGCTGCTCAAGACTCTCGGAAGATGCAACATCAAAGTACCTCAGAAGTCATCAATGTAAGTCAAGGTGACAGCAGTGGCTCAGGCAAGAGCAAAGTAGGAAAAAGAGGTGATGGTAAGCACATTTCAGCAGCAACTGCAGCTGCTGCTCTTGCCCAAGCAGGCAAGATGTCAGCAGGAACCGAGCTGAAGGATCTTGCATCTGTTCCTCTGTCAGTCTTGTTTCCAGGAGCCCGGCAAGGAGGCAATCAGAAAGGTGGCCTGCCCGTACTGACCCCATTTCTACCAGGAGGCCATATTCCATTAGCAAGCTTAACAGAGGGGAAAGGAGGGGTTGTGTTCCAGATGCCTCATGGTTCAAATATCATGTCTTTACCTGTATCTGGAGTACCTGTCAATCCTCAGAGGACAACAGGTAGTAGCATATCTTTATCAACAACCAGTCCGTCATCTACAGTTGCCCAGAATGCAAGGCAACTTCCCCAGCACAGTTCTTCAGGAGCAAGAACTTCACCTGCCCTTCCTCCTAATATAGTGTCTGCCACTATTCGGAGTGCCCTTGCAGCAGCTCAGTCCAGAGCTAATCCCCAGCAGGGGCTAACAGCAGCTCAGCTATCTCAGTGGGCTTCATCACAAAGTGCTCCAGGATCATTTAAACCTGACTTACACAGTAACCAAAGTAGAACCTGTCAGGGCTCATCATTGATGCCTCCTCATATGACATCTACCAGCAGTGGAGTACCCTCACCTTATAACTTCCCATCATCTGGGTCAAGATCCCGTATGACTCCTTCACCCTCAGAATCAAAGACATCACTAACAGCTTCATCCATTGCAAGCATAATTGCTAATTTAAAGCAGAATCCGATGGCTGCTATATCTCTGCCATCAGTTTCTTCTTTTGTCCCATCGTCCAACATGTCACGATCGATGTCCCAATCTGCAGTCCAAAACCAGCCTGTGTACTCACAAGGGTTGGTGAGACCACATTTGAAGCAACCAGCAACACCAAAGCCAAGCACCCAGCCATCATCGATCCCTTCACAGCAGCAGCCAACCTCTCCTGGAGGTTCGGGGCTTTCTTTAGCCAGATCATTGTCCCAGCCATCAACAGTGTTTCCTCGGATGCCTTCCTCTGGACTTATTAGAGATCTTTCAAGAATGCAAAGCCAGCCAGCCGAATCCTCAGTATCTTCCCATATGGCTCAGGTTGGAAGGAATGTATTTCCAACAACAGGACGGAATGTACCTAACCCATCTCCATCTGCACTTTCATCCTTGAAGTCTTCAGCAACTGGGTCCCGCACAGCAGCTCAGTCTTCTGCTAATACTGCTACACTGAAAGCTGTAGCTATGCAACCCACATCAGAAATTCCCCCTGATGTGAGGCCTGGAACACAAAACAAGCAGCAACAAACTTCTGGAGCCAAAACTACTTCAGATTCCCGGTCTTCAACAAGCTCAATCACCAGCCAAGGAGTCAGATCTACATCTACAGGGACTACCAAACAACCTGCAGGAGTAGCGTCTGTATCCTCCTCGAGTGCTGGAACTCCCTCAGGATCAAAACAAGTATCTAAAGCAGACGATTGTAAATCTTCATCATCCAAGAGTGTAGCTCAAGCAAGCACAGGGCAACCCGCAAGATCAAGACCTTCGTCTACACCAGCAGCAGGATCGACAACCACTGTATCTGCAGCACCCACTCAAAGAGTCATTCCTCCCTTTGAACCTAGGGTTACACGTGGACAATCAAAAGGGAAAACAACAACTAAGAAAGAGGGATCATAA
- the LOC121420367 gene encoding nuclear factor related to kappa-B-binding protein-like isoform X2 → MESTSDGAELTFEPCILGKAKVWLPVDLIEDPSIFKSVMSQETWDSALTDEERERLMKLLPQFPEDDEDEKQETLRCLFERENFMFGNPLTTFEERLRAGFMNPEIVEMERGLRRATYKDYKLSEQRRLHRLLKEVLISRQELLEAAIFTSPSAAVPVKRRLYRNDKAVDAVVDKKYRKMLASAKEGDTTPDSSDDGDSKSEINGFHPIPRDISELDQLLEPRWTDFWPYDLDQQEEVQTHSTFDPKPVQADGIDTQGKAAIPIKTSSPVRLSQQQYIKLLENYQDRTEDEHLRKHPELNTKHITLTGIISRAFPMPQPPQLPTQALLIKTEDNDVKQGKKRKDREKDRKKRKKKKLAMLSPVTPPKPATPISTGSIEGNSPIDILSTPESRQSTRDEYSTSPATCSPASAGSSSSDIKPPLRVHPSFFSLIRDIFSAAPNHRLTLAKLRESLANWQRSPVSMLSSWAILQPSWAKVVDGAMRFLNGEVSVSPEVIPRVRYDEDRQMWQWRSELPPDSEEELVTLFKQWLDTLPGMRAVPPKPKEVSTSTSTTTTPTTSVAHDTPDMVETKVVFPSFAEQERERYSQPHKAFVYKMLEYEAIVAPVKGVFAKETTPNKAREHALLISDRPSYVTILSLVRDAVARLPNGEGTRATVCELLKDSQYLADSSDSQINNVVSGALDRLHYEKDPCIKYDVNRKLWIYLHKDRTIEEFERLHMEQGAEAKARKSIARQTKLLPKMASGLRDSPINFQASRPGSAMSDTSSENLSIEVCSPKASPGRASSPKTSRKSPAYAKINPVSGFPGGLDLGKGDHPGSGTVSTSSGKLVSAQAPGQAPFVISPQKINSLQSALKGLHQNTATGQIGGGDNLMRAQLLAAKVSEGTAPAFGSQGIVMHDVGQSVGSIADILRGAVGSAGDMAPSSSGSGLKEMPKFMKSMSVPCTLPDGKVVMISPELLMPSAKATKKRSRSGSGGRKKGNPPQSSEGALTGSGATDLSMLINSNIITQTSVTVSQGTSKASRKSVTPPTSVTLGTNKLATVSEALAQKRAEAALQSGRQQGRGQSTITLPPGALKGQTVKSILASVGIPLSGASVTVSRIDTPGSSSSAKQASGKSKDSRKSPVFSGVNILSSQPATKGRPSSAPSMSGKKSPITSMHHALGHQAIGLTTVTKGGQIVVQPVALGIERPGSAASPGIGRQSSSPAAQGLTLKAIPVSLAKQHSLSAAQDSRKMQHQSTSEVINVSQGDSSGSGKSKVGKRGDGKHISAATAAAALAQAGKMSAGTELKDLASVPLSVLFPGARQGGNQKGGLPVLTPFLPGGHIPLASLTEGKGGVVFQMPHGSNIMSLPVSGVPVNPQRTTGSSISLSTTSPSSTVAQNARQLPQHSSSGARTSPALPPNIVSATIRSALAAAQSRANPQQGLTAAQLSQWASSQSAPGSFKPDLHSNQSRTCQGSSLMPPHMTSTSSGVPSPYNFPSSGSRSRMTPSPSESKTSLTASSIASIIANLKQNPMAAISLPSVSSFVPSSNMSRSMSQSAVQNQPVYSQGLVRPHLKQPATPKPSTQPSSIPSQQQPTSPGGSGLSLARSLSQPSTVFPRMPSSGLIRDLSRMQSQPAESSVSSHMAQVGRNVFPTTGRNVPNPSPSALSSLKSSATGSRTAAQSSANTATLKAVAMQPTSEIPPDVRPGTQNKQQQTSGAKTTSDSRSSTSSITSQGVRSTSTGTTKQPAGVASVSSSSAGTPSGSKQVSKADDCKSSSSKSVAQASTGQPARSRPSSTPAAGSTTTVSAAPTQRVIPPFEPRVTRGQSKGKTTTKKEGS, encoded by the exons GATGCTTGCATCAGCAAAGGAAGGGGACACA aCTCCTGATTCCTCAGATGATGGAGACAGTAAATCAG AAATCAATGGATTCCATCCAATACCAAGAGACATCTCAGAACTAGACCAGCTCCTGGAACCAAGGTGGACTGACTTCTGGCCCTATGACCTAGACCAGCAGGAGGAAGTCCAAACACATTCGACCTTTGACCCCAAGCCAGTGCAGGCTGATGGGATAGATACCCAAG GAAAGGCAGCTATACCCATCAAAACATCCTCACCGGTGAGATTGAGCCAACAGCAGTATATTAAACTGCTAGAGAACTACCAAGACCGCACTGAAGATGAACATCTGAGG AAACACCCTGAGCTGAATACGAAGCACATCACCCTGACGGGTATCATATCCAGAGCCTTTCCTATGCCACAACCACCTCAACTACCAACTCAAG CATTGCTCATAAAAACAGAAGATAACGACGTGAAGCAGGGTAAGAAGAgaaaagacagagagaaagatcggaagaagaggaaaaagaagaaacttGCCATGCTGTCACCGGTGACCCCGCCCAAACCTGCCACGCCCATCTCCACCGGTTCCATAGAGGGGAATTCCCCCATTGATATCCTTAGTACTCCCGAGTCTCGACAGTCCACCAGAGATGAATACTCTACCTCACCGGCCACTTGTTCTCCCGCTTCAGCAGGCTCATC GTCAAGTGATATCAAGCCGCCTCTCCGAGTCCATCCATCGTTCTTCAGCCTCATCAGGGATATCTTTAGTGCAGCTCCAAATCATCGACTCACCCTCGCTAAGCTACGTGAGAGCTTGGCAAATTGGCAACGTTCCCCTGTCAGTATGCTCAGCAGTTGGGCCATCCTGCAGCCAAGTTGGGCAAAG GTGGTGGATGGAGCTATGAGGTTTCTCAATGGAGAGGTCAGTGTAAGTCCAGAGGTCATCCCAAGGGTCAGATATGATGAGGATAGACAGATGTGGCAGTGGAGAA GTGAGCTACCTCCAGATTCAGAGGAAGAGCTGGTGACCCTTTTTAAGCAGTGGTTAGACACACTACCAGGCATGAGAGCGGTACCACCAAAGCCCAAAGAAGTGAGCACCAGTACCAGCACCACTACCACACCGACAACTAG TGTCGCCCATGATACGCCAGATATGGTGGAGACCAAGGTTGTGTTTCCTAGCTTTGCAGAACAG gagagagagagatacagTCAACCTCATAAGGCCTTTGTCTACAAGATGCTGGAATACGAGGCTATCGTCGCTCCGGTCAAGGGTGTTTTTGCAAAGGAGACCACACCCAACAAAGCCAGGGAACACGCCCTCCTTATTTCAGATCGACCATCGTATGTCACTATTCTTTCACTAG TGCGAGATGCAGTAGCAAGACTCCCGAATGGCGAGGGGACCAGAGCCACCGTTTGTGAGCTTCTGAAAGACTCGCAGTATCTGGCGGATTCCAGCGATTCTCAGATCAATAATGTTGTCAGCGGCGCCCTTGATAGActtcattatgaaaaagatcCGTGCATCAAGTATGATGTGAATCGCAAACTCTGGATTTACCTTCACAAAGATCGCACCATAGAAGAATTTG AACGCCTTCACATGGAGCAAGGTGCTGAAGCCAAGGCAAGGAAATCCATAGCTCGCCAAACAAAGCTCCTTCCTAAAATGGCA TCCGGTCTTCGAGATTCTCCTATCAATTTCCAAGCTTCTAGACCTGGGTCAGCCATGAGTGACACCAGCAGTGAGAACCTAAGCATTGAAGTCTGCAGCCCGAAAGCATCTCCCGGTAGAGCATCCAGTCCCAAGACGAGTCGCAAGAGTCCTGCTTATGCTAAGATCAACCCTGTCTCTGGATTTCCTGGAGGATTAGACTTGGGAAAAGGCGATCATCCAGGTTCTGGCACAGTGTCGACAAGCAGCGGGAAGCTGGTTTCTGCTCAGGCACCCGGCCAAGCTCCGTTTGTCATCAGCCCACAGAAGATAAACAGTCTTCAGTCCGCATTGAAAGGACTTCATCAGAATACTGCTACTGGTCAGATTGGGGGAGGGGATAACTTGATGCGAGCGCAGCTTCTGGCAGCAAAGGTGTCTGAAGGTACCGCACCTGCATTTGGCTCCCAGGGAATAGTGATGCATGATGTTGGTCAATCCGTTGGTTCCATTGCAGATATCTTAAGAGGAGCCGTAGGATCTGCAGGGGATATGGCACCAAGTTCTTCTGGCAGTGGGTTAAAAGAGATGCCAAAGTTCATGAAAAGCATGTCAGTTCCATGTACCCTTCCTGATGGGAAGGTAGTGATGATTTCCCCAGAGTTGCTTATGCCAAGTGCAAAAGCAACAAAGAAAAGGTCAAGAAGTGGAAGtggaggaaggaagaaaggaaaccCGCCGCAGTCATCTGAAGGAGCCTTAACGGGTAGTGGTGCTACAGATCTGAGCATGTTGATCAACTCAAATATTATCACCCAAACATCTGTCACTGTTAGCCAGGGAACATCTAAGGCTAGTCGGAAAAGTGTGACACCACCTACCTCAGTCACACTTGGAACAAACAAACTAGCTACTGTGAGTGAGGCTCTTGCTCAGAAACGAGCTGAAGCAGCTCTGCAGAGTGGCAGACAGCAAGGGAGAGGACAGTCTACTATCACATTACCCCCTGGAGCACTCAAAGGACAAACCGTTAAAAGCATTCTGGCAAGTGTAGGAATACCTCTCTCAGGTGCTTCAGTCACTGTATCGAGGATTGATACTCCAGGTTCATCATCATCTGCAAAGCAGGCCTCTGGAAAGAGCAAAGACAGCAGAAAATCCCCAGTATTTTCTGGTGTAAACATCTTAAGTAGTCAACCAGCTACAAAAGGAAGACCATCTTCTGCACCATCTATGAGTGGGAAGAAGTCCCCCATTACAAGTATGCATCATGCTTTAGGCCATCAGGCGATTGGCTTGACTACAGTTACCAAAGGAGGGCAGATTGTGGTCCAACCAGTTGCATTGGGGATAGAAAGACCTGGCTCTGCAGCATCACCTGGCATCGGAAGACAATCCTCTAGTCCAGCTGCACAAGGACTTACCCTCAAGGCTATACCGGTATCATTAGCAAAGCAACATAGTCTGTCTGCTGCTCAAGACTCTCGGAAGATGCAACATCAAAGTACCTCAGAAGTCATCAATGTAAGTCAAGGTGACAGCAGTGGCTCAGGCAAGAGCAAAGTAGGAAAAAGAGGTGATGGTAAGCACATTTCAGCAGCAACTGCAGCTGCTGCTCTTGCCCAAGCAGGCAAGATGTCAGCAGGAACCGAGCTGAAGGATCTTGCATCTGTTCCTCTGTCAGTCTTGTTTCCAGGAGCCCGGCAAGGAGGCAATCAGAAAGGTGGCCTGCCCGTACTGACCCCATTTCTACCAGGAGGCCATATTCCATTAGCAAGCTTAACAGAGGGGAAAGGAGGGGTTGTGTTCCAGATGCCTCATGGTTCAAATATCATGTCTTTACCTGTATCTGGAGTACCTGTCAATCCTCAGAGGACAACAGGTAGTAGCATATCTTTATCAACAACCAGTCCGTCATCTACAGTTGCCCAGAATGCAAGGCAACTTCCCCAGCACAGTTCTTCAGGAGCAAGAACTTCACCTGCCCTTCCTCCTAATATAGTGTCTGCCACTATTCGGAGTGCCCTTGCAGCAGCTCAGTCCAGAGCTAATCCCCAGCAGGGGCTAACAGCAGCTCAGCTATCTCAGTGGGCTTCATCACAAAGTGCTCCAGGATCATTTAAACCTGACTTACACAGTAACCAAAGTAGAACCTGTCAGGGCTCATCATTGATGCCTCCTCATATGACATCTACCAGCAGTGGAGTACCCTCACCTTATAACTTCCCATCATCTGGGTCAAGATCCCGTATGACTCCTTCACCCTCAGAATCAAAGACATCACTAACAGCTTCATCCATTGCAAGCATAATTGCTAATTTAAAGCAGAATCCGATGGCTGCTATATCTCTGCCATCAGTTTCTTCTTTTGTCCCATCGTCCAACATGTCACGATCGATGTCCCAATCTGCAGTCCAAAACCAGCCTGTGTACTCACAAGGGTTGGTGAGACCACATTTGAAGCAACCAGCAACACCAAAGCCAAGCACCCAGCCATCATCGATCCCTTCACAGCAGCAGCCAACCTCTCCTGGAGGTTCGGGGCTTTCTTTAGCCAGATCATTGTCCCAGCCATCAACAGTGTTTCCTCGGATGCCTTCCTCTGGACTTATTAGAGATCTTTCAAGAATGCAAAGCCAGCCAGCCGAATCCTCAGTATCTTCCCATATGGCTCAGGTTGGAAGGAATGTATTTCCAACAACAGGACGGAATGTACCTAACCCATCTCCATCTGCACTTTCATCCTTGAAGTCTTCAGCAACTGGGTCCCGCACAGCAGCTCAGTCTTCTGCTAATACTGCTACACTGAAAGCTGTAGCTATGCAACCCACATCAGAAATTCCCCCTGATGTGAGGCCTGGAACACAAAACAAGCAGCAACAAACTTCTGGAGCCAAAACTACTTCAGATTCCCGGTCTTCAACAAGCTCAATCACCAGCCAAGGAGTCAGATCTACATCTACAGGGACTACCAAACAACCTGCAGGAGTAGCGTCTGTATCCTCCTCGAGTGCTGGAACTCCCTCAGGATCAAAACAAGTATCTAAAGCAGACGATTGTAAATCTTCATCATCCAAGAGTGTAGCTCAAGCAAGCACAGGGCAACCCGCAAGATCAAGACCTTCGTCTACACCAGCAGCAGGATCGACAACCACTGTATCTGCAGCACCCACTCAAAGAGTCATTCCTCCCTTTGAACCTAGGGTTACACGTGGACAATCAAAAGGGAAAACAACAACTAAGAAAGAGGGATCATAA